From the Fulvia fulva chromosome 2, complete sequence genome, one window contains:
- a CDS encoding Glucan 1,3-beta-glucosidase: MFSTLSIVLLATALSALLSLAPSTQVAAAPAPAPQATQAAGTSSYWLENIDHSKGSVWGQNNASYEIFRNVNKFGAVGDGVADDTAAVQKAIEFQGRCGWGCNSSTILPAIVYFPAGTYLISKPVKMFYYTQMIGDATNKPVIKASANFAGMAVLDADPYEPSGQNWYINQNNFFRQVRNFQIDLTGSTDTATGIHWQVAQATSLQNIDFKMKKGSNQQGIFMDNGSGGWMSDLTFTGGRYGAFLGSQQFTSRNLVFTDCSTALFMNWNWGWTLSNITISGSETGIDMSNSPANQTVGSVLLTDSKMTSTQYGIKTAYGGNATSNTNIPATGGTLVLDNVDMTGVTGAAVYQNATGETVLAGGTIIDAWAQGNGATQSSKATTETKALATKPNKAQALLGPDGKIFGRSKPQYEDVPVTSFLSAKDFGCKGDGETDDTQCVQNFLNNARDNNKIAWFEHGAYLLKNTVTVSPGTRMVGQIWALIVADGASFNDETNPRPVFQIGKRGGEEGAVEMSDLIFETKGAAPGAIMVEWNMKSKQGESGMWDAHIRIGGSALTQLSQEQCPGNPAGVEPTDKCKGVFLMFHARPESGGIYLENDWFWVADHDLEQNNQTQISLYSARGALFQSKGAVWAWGSASEHSVIYNYQLDGVEAFFGGFMQTETPYFQPNPEVPQPFTFDARYDDPTFTICSNSTGAAVPCKDAWGLRVVNSKNVLIYAVGMYSFFNNYAQQCVWNHNCQENMIRIQNSQVDMYTVTTKAAVNMIQDDAVGSPILGADNRNVFGDTLAYYFTGQQSQ; the protein is encoded by the coding sequence ATGTTCTCGACCCTCAGTATCGTACTGCTCGCCACGGCGCTGAGCGCCCTCCTCTCACTTGCTCCTTCCACACAAGTCGCTGCCGCACCCGCTCCAGCACCTCAAGCAACACAGGCCGCTGGCACCTCAAGCTACTGGCTTGAAAATATCGACCACAGCAAAGGCAGCGTCTGGGGACAGAACAACGCCTCATACGAGATCTTCCGCAATGTCAACAAGTTCGGAGCCGTAGGTGACGGTGTCGCCGACGACACCGCCGCCGTACAGAAAGCCATCGAGTTCCAGGGCCGGTGCGGATGGGGCTGCAACTCTTCCACTATCCTTCCTGCAATCGTCTACTTCCCTGCTGGCACGTACCTCATCAGTAAGCCAGTCAAGATGTTCTACTACACGCAGATGATCGGAGACGCAACGAACAAGCCTGTCATCAAAGCCAGTGCCAATTTCGCAGGCATGGCTGTCCTTGATGCCGACCCATACGAACCATCTGGCCAGAATTGGTACATCAACCAGAACAACTTCTTTCGTCAGGTTCGCAATTTCCAGATCGATCTTACCGGGTCAACAGACACAGCCACAGGCATTCACTGGCAGGTGGCGCAAGCAACATCGCTCCAGAATATTGACTTCAAGATGAAGAAGGGCTCTAACCAACAGGGCATCTTCATGGACAACGGCAGTGGAGGCTGGATGAGCGACCTTACCTTCACCGGGGGAAGGTACGGCGCCTTCCTCGGAAGCCAGCAATTTACCTCTCGCAATCTGGTCTTCACGGACTGCTCAACGGCCCTTTTCATGAACTGGAATTGGGGATGGACGCTGAGCAATATCACGATCTCCGGCAGCGAGACTGGCATCGACATGAGTAACAGCCCAGCCAACCAGACTGTTGGTTCCGTACTTCTCACTGACAGCAAGATGACCAGTACTCAGTATGGCATCAAGACTGCATACGGTGGGAATGCAACCAGCAACACCAACATTCCAGCTACCGGTGGCACTCTTGTGCTTGACAATGTCGACATGACTGGTGTCACAGGAGCAGCAGTGTACCAAAACGCAACCGGCGAGACTGTACTCGCGGGTGGCACAATCATCGATGCGTGGGCGCAAGGCAACGGCGCTACCCAATCGTCCAAGGCAACAACAGAGACAAAGGCTCTTGCCACCAAACCCAACAAGGCCCAGGCGCTTCTTGGACCAGACGGCAAGATTTTTGGTCGAAGCAAGCCACAATACGAGGACGTGCCTGTGACGAGCTTCCTCTCCGCAAAAGATTTTGGCTGCAAAGGTGACGGAGAAACTGATGACACTCAGTGTGTGCAAAACTTCTTGAACAACGCCAGAGACAACAACAAGATCGCCTGGTTCGAACACGGAGCGTATCTTCTCAAGAACACCGTCACAGTCTCACCGGGAACGAGAATGGTCGGTCAGATTTGGGCATTGATCGTTGCCGACGGTGCTTCTTTCAACGACGAGACGAACCCTCGCCCAGTCTTCCAGATCGGCAAGCGTGGAGGCGAAGAAGGTGCCGTCGAGATGTCTGACCTCATCTTCGAGACCAAGGGCGCTGCGCCCGGCGCCATCATGGTTGAATGGAACATGAAGTCCAAGCAAGGAGAATCCGGGATGTGGGACGCACATATCAGAATAGGCGGTTCTGCTCTCACCCAGCTCTCTCAAGAGCAATGTCCAGGAAACCCTGCCGGCGTCGAGCCCACGGACAAGTGCAAAGGCGTGTTCCTCATGTTCCATGCTCGCCCAGAATCTGGTGGTATCTACCTCGAGAACGATTGGTTCTGGGTCGCAGATCATGATCTTGAGCAGAACAACCAGACTCAGATCTCCCTCTACAGTGCTCGTGGCGCTCTGTTCCAGTCTAAGGGAGCAGTATGGGCATGGGGAAGTGCCTCGGAACATTCGGTGATATACAACTACCAACTTGATGGAGTTGAAGCTTTCTTCGGAGGGTTCATGCAGACGGAGACACCATACTTCCAGCCCAACCCCGAGGTTCCCCAACCGTTCACCTTCGATGCGAGATACGATGATCCCACTTTCACGATCTGTTCGAACTCGACAGGCGCAGCGGTACCTTGCAAGGACGCGTGGGGACTAAGGGTGGTCAACAGCAAGAACGTCCTCATCTACGCCGTTGGAATGTACAGCTTTTTCAACAACTACGCTCAGCAGTGCGTCTGGAACCACAACTGCCAGGAGAATATGATTAGGATTCAGAACAGCCAAGTCGACATGTACACGGTGACGACCAAAGCCGCTGTCAACATGATCCAAGACGATGCTGTTGGTTCTCCTATCCTTGGCGCAGACAACCGCAACGTTTTCGGCGACACACTGGCGTACTACTTCACTGGGCAGCAAAGCCAATAG
- a CDS encoding Rhamnolipids biosynthesis 3-oxoacyl-[acyl-carrier-protein] reductase, whose protein sequence is MSAEADVKLNDFKNIFSLAGKVAVITGGSRGLGLHAASGLAQAGCSKIFITSRKAKACEEAVAALNALPGNCQAISVPADIAEAGEVERLVKEVEKHTDHVDILFANAGATWGEEFDKHPESAFQKVMDLNVKSVFVSSQKFAPLLRKRGTIEDPSRIIVTASIAGIGVGTLGKQGTFGYSASKAAALHLSRNLALELGPQGILVNNLAPGFFPTKMANGLMEMSGGIEKLANFSPNKRLGHPEDVAAAVVYLCSRGGSHINGGTLVLDGGSVLQAKL, encoded by the exons ATGTCGGCCGAGGCAGACGTCAAGCTCAATGACTTCAAGAACATCTTCTCGCTCGCGGGCAAAGTAGCAG TCATCACCGGCGGCTCACGCGGACTCGGTCTCCATGCTGCATCTGG CCTCGCCCAGGCCGGCTGCTCCAAGATCTTCATCACCTCCCGCAAAGCCAAAGCCTGCGAAGAAGCCGTCGCCGCCCTCAACGCCCTGCCCGGAAACTGCCAGGCCATCTCCGTCCCTGCAGACATCGCAGAGGCTGGTGAAGTTGAGAGACTAGTCAAAGAGGTGGAGAAGCACACCGATCATGTCGACATCCTGTTCGCGAACGCTGGAGCCACATGGGGAGAAGAGTTCGACAAGCACCCCGAGAGCGCGTTCCAGAAGGTCATGGATCTGAACGTGAAGAGTGTCTTCGTTTCTTCGCAGAA ATTCGCACCCCTCCTCCGAAAGCGCGGCACAATCGAGGACCCCTCCCGTATCATCGTCACAGCCTCCATCGCAGGTATCGGCGTCGGCACGCTCGGCAAGCAAGGCACCTTCGGCTACTCCGCCTCCAAAGCAGCAGCGCTGCATCTATCCCGCAACCTCGCTCTGGAGCTCGGTCCCCAGGGTATTCTCGTCAACAACTTGGCACCAGGTTTCTTCCCGACCAAGATGGCGAACGGCTTGATGGAGATGAGTGGTGGGATCGAGAAGCTGGCAAACTTCAGTCCGAACAAGAGGTTGGGCCACCCTGAGGATGTGGCGGCGGCTGTGGTGTACTTGTGCAGCAGGGGAGGGTCGCATATCAATGGAGGGACTCTGGTGTTGGATGGAGGCAGCGTGTTGCAGGCGAAGCTATAA